TCGGGTACCTCTATGGCTTCTCCTCATGTTGCCGGTGCGGTAGCTATGATGTATGCTGCAGCTCCTGTAGAATTGATTGACTTTTATGATGATTATCCGGGCGAGTTAGCATTACTCTTGAAAGATATGCTTTTAGAGAGTGTTGATGTTATTCCGGCTTTAGAGGGTATTACAGTCAGCGGAGGTAGATTAAATCTCAACAATGCTCTGCAGATGGTATTGGATTATAATTCTGAAGATTTTACTCCGGCTCCTTTTAATCTGACCGCTGAATATACGGGAAATGAAGTTTTACTGAATTGGGAGGTTTATCAGTATAGAATTCCTCATTATTTCTTGATCTATCGAAATGGAGAAATCATTGCCTACCATGAATGTGATGATAATTGTTTTACTGATATCACAATTAGTAGTGGCTGGACTTATGATTATTATGTGGTAGCCGGGTTTGAAGACCCTCCCGGAAATTCCAACCCTTCCAATTCGGCATTAGTTACTATTCCGCCAGCAGCTCCGATATTAATCTTTCCTGAGAATGGTGCAACTAGTACCGACACTGAATTAGTGTTTCAGTGGCAAGAGATGTATGGCAGTGAGAGTTATCTTTTAGAACTTGCTTTAGATTCGGATTTTGAGAACTTTTTTATTGAACCGGTAAGGATTGAAAATCCTTATTATCCAATTTCACAACTTCCAGAGAATACTACTTATTATTGGAGAGTACTCGCTATTAATATGGGTGGGAATAGTGAATGGTCACAAACATTCAATTTTACTACCGGATCCTCATCTTCTACTGACGATGAGTATATTGTATATCATACTTTATTACACAAAGTATTTCCCAATCCTTTTAACCTAAATAGCAACTCAAGAAACCAGAACCTGCAGATAACTTTCTCTATTCAAAACACAGGTTTTACAGTATTAGATGTTTTCAACATTAAAGGTCAGTTGGTAATAAATATCGTTTCAGAAGTGCTTTCTTCCGGTCATCATTCTTTCTATTGGGATGGAAAAGATATGAGAGGGGATGCGGTCAGCAGCGGTGTTTATCTGGTAGTTATGACTAGTTCAGGTTACAAAGGGGTTATAAAGTTTCTATTGGTTAAATGAAATTCCCGTTCGTATATTTTGTTGTATTAGATTAGAGATCAACCATTAGTTTCCCTTTCACAAGGACTTTCTTTATTGATAACGAAGTCTGTCTATCTGCCCAGGGGTTATGAGCTATTGCTACTGTTGGTTGAACTTGTGCACTTTTTTCTTCCTCAATAATTTTAAAGATCACTAAATCAGCATCCGAGTTTTCTTGAATTATCCCCTTTTCTGGATAGATATTCAAAATTCTGGCAGGATTAGTTGTTAAATGCGTGATCAATGTTGAAAGACTCATCTTACCGCTGGCGACAAGACCTTCATACAATAGAGGGAGTAGAGCACCAACTCCTGGCAATCCCATCGGAACCTTGTCTGGTTCTGAAGCATATCTGTCTTTGTCATAGACAGCAAAAGGGCAATGATCTGATGCGAAAGCATCAAATATACCTTCCTGAGCTAATTCAACCATCTTTCCGCGAGATCTTTCTGATCGTAAAGGAGGGGTACAAAGCCAACGATGACCATTTTTTTTAAGCAATATTTCTTCATTTAGGAAGAGATATTGTGGTGCAGTTTCACAGGTAACTGGAGCTGATTTTTTAGCTTCTTTGATCAATAAAGCAGATTCTGGAGAGGAGACGTGAACTATATGTAGAGGGTAATTATGCTTTACAGCTAAATTTAGAACCTCATCAACAGCTTTTATCTCAGCTATTTCAGGACGTCTCAATGTATAGGTAAAGGGCTTGTCAAAGGGAATACTCTGTCGTTTTTCTTCTATGATCGTATTATCTTCACAATGGATTAATATCCTGACAGGTTCTCTTTTCATACGCAAACCAAGTCCTTTCAGGTAAATCATCATCTCAGAAATTCTTTTATATGATGAATATATACCGGCTTCTTTATATGTCGTATATAGTTTAATATCACAATCTTGTATTAAAAGGTCCTTCAGTTGACTCAACTTAGTTACAACAGGTGTTAAATGCCATCTTGTTGTAATTGGTAAACGATAGAATCGTTTTTTTCTGTTTGGATAAGATTCTTTTATGGAATCTTTTACGGTTTCGGTAATAAAAGTACCAATTGATGTTACTCCCCCTTTTAAACTACTAATAGTAGTAATTGATTCTTCTTCTGCCAACAACAGGTCCTTAATTGGTTCTCCTGTATGAACATGCAGATCAATAACCCCCGGTATCACATAACAATCTGTACAATCAATCTCTTGAGTATAAAGTGAATTAATATTGTCTGATATCTCTACTATCTTTTGATTTTCTATTAAGATATCTTGTTTTCTAAAACCTGATTTAAACCATATTAAACCATTTTTTAACAGAAACTTCATATAATTTGTTACTCGCTTTGAATTGTTATAATATTATTTTTTCATTGCTTTTCAATTCTTTCGAAAAATCTGCTTTTTAATCCGTGACCGGTAATTAAGAGGACTATCTGGTCATCCGGAGTAAAGAGATTTATCTCAAGTCCTTTAATCAATCCCGCCATAGTTGCAGATGCTGCTGGCTCTGCATAAACCCCTGTGGTCTCTGCCAGTTTCTTCTGGCTATTGAGAATCTCTTCATCCGTAACAGTGGTACCATAACCATTACTGTCAATGAGACATTGTCTTGCCCAATACGCATTACTCGGGGCTTTAACGGAGATAGAATCGGCGATGGTCTCTGGACTTACAGCATTTTCATACTCACCTGTCTGCCAATAATTTACTATAGCAGCAGATGAGTTTGATTGAACTGCTAATAATTTCGGTATTCTATCAATGATCTTGGCTCTTTGTAGATCAATAAATGCTTTATAAATTCCTGCCAAAATAACTCCATCTCCCACTGGGATTATTATCCAGTCAGGTACTTTACATCCGTTTTGAACGAATATCTCTAATCCGGCAGATTTCTTCCCTTCAACAGTGAAAGGATGGTAAGCGGTATTTCTATTCAGACCATCCTGTTGGGCTGTATATTCCAATGATTGAAAAAATGCTTCATCATAATCACCGTTAACTTCTATCAATTGGGCATTATGGATTTTGATCTGGGCAATTTTCGCTTGAGGTGCATTAGCTGGAACAAAAATAACTGCTTTAATACCTTGAGCTGCTGCCATTGCAGCTAAAGCACTGGCTGCGTTTCCTGTTGAGGCAGTAACTATCGTATCATACCCTAATCGTTTGGCTTCTGCAACCATGAGATAAGAAGCTCTATCTTTCAGTGAACCGCTAGGATTAAGGGCATCATTTTTGATCCAGATATTAGATCTCTGGAGATATTTTTCTAATCTTATAGTGCGATAAAAGGGGGTATTACCTACCGGGATTTCCGGATAATATCGCTTCTCTATAGGAGAGAAGAGCTCTATGTTAGGTTTTATACGCCATTGTTCTGCGATCTTTTGATAGTCAAATAAAACTTCTAATACACCCTTTAAAGGGGTTCCTTTCTTATTGTCTTTGCTACAATCAGGGCAGAGATATTGGACTTCCGATCTCTGATATTCTGCCTGACAGAGGGTACAACGATATGATAGAAAATACATTGATTAACCTTTCTGATAACCTGTTAGGGGTTTACTCATTGTCCTGATTCAAACGATATACTAAAGCAGCATAAAAAGCAGCTGCTTCATTAAGATGAGTTATTGGGCATGCTTCATTGGGAGCATGTGCTTGAACTTCATTACCGGGTCCGAGACCCAAACAGGGAATACCATACATTCCGGAAATTGCAACACCATTTGTGCTAAAAGTCCATTTATCAATAAAGGGTTTTCTATCTAAGGTTTGCTGATAGCTTTCACTCGCTTTGACTAACCAAGGAGAGTCTGCCGGTAGTACCCATGCCGGATAGTACTTTTCGGTCGGGTAAGTAATACCTGTAAAAGCAGGTTCATTGTAGTTTAGTACTTCAATCACGGCTTCCGGATAACCGGCTAAACTGCAAGCTTCTGCTATTTCAGCCAGCGCAGTTTCTTTCGTTTCTCCCCATGTCAGTCTTCTGTCGAGCTGGATACTTGCTGAATCAGGAACTGCACATTGAGAAGGAGAAGTAAAGAAAACCTGAGTAACCGTGACACTCCCCTTTCCTAAAAAAGGGTCACTTCTTAATCTTTGATGTAATTTTTCTATCTCCAGAGCAATACGACTGATTTTATAAATAGCGTTATCTCCTCTTTCAGGTGCCGAACCATGACAAGAGAGTCCTTTTGCATGGATCATGATCTCCATTCTGCCACGATGTCCACGATATATATTGAGATTTGTTGGTTCCGTAATTACCACTAATTCTGGTTTTATCTGCTCTTCTTTGATAATATATTGCCAACATAAACCATCGCAGTCTTCTTCCATTACTGTACCGGTAAAATATATCGTAAATTGACTATTTAAGCCAAGATCTTTAATTATTCGAGCAGCAGTTAGCATAGATGCCATACCACTCTTTTGGTCCACACTACCTCTTCCAATAATCATTCCGTCCTTCACGACCGGTGCAAAAGGATCAGAGAGCCATAGATCAAGATTTCCCGCATATACTGTGTCAATATGGGCATCAAAAGCAATTGAACGGGAACCATTGCCGATCTTACCGATCACATTACCCAAGCCATCAACTCGCACATCATCAAATTGTAACGATTCCATGACCTGTCGGATATACGAAATTACTTCTGCTTCTTTTGTTGAATAGGAGGGAATACTGATCATATCAGCAAGATAGCCTACCGTATCAGCTTCGTATTGAAACGCCTTATCCCGTATTTCCTTATACAATTTAACCTCCTCTAATATCTTATCAACGGACAAAATCAGCTATATCTGGGTCTATCCCTTATTTTGAATGATCTATATTATGGTAAATTAAGCAAAGTTCATTAAAATCTATTCCAGAGTTTTTGAGCTATTTCTTGAGATTTTCTTGTCGTTTCTTCCTCTTCTATGTCAAGAAATAATTGTTTATTCCAAAACAGTACTTTACCGTTTATTATTGTAGTGTCAACTGCAGATTGTGATATACCATAGATGAGATGTCCAAGCCAGTTCTGTTCTGTTAATGGGGTCGGGGGTAGATAGTCAAGAGCAATAATATCAGCGGCATAACCTTCTTTAATTATCCCGAGTGGTTTTTGCCAATATCTATTGGCGATTAAAGGATTATTTATGGTCAAGGTGGAACCAATTTCTCCAAAACCAACTGAAGGATTTTCTTGTCTCCAATGTTGAGCCCAGAGTGCTACTCTGATCTCTTCTAACATATTGTTGGTCATGGCATCGGTTCCTAATCCAACTATCAATCCCTTATTGACCATTTTTATCACGTTAGCGATTCCAACTGCATTGTTAAGATTAGATTGTGGATTATGCACTACTCCTACTCCTTTATCAGCTAAGATTTCCATCTCTTTGTCGTTTATGTGAACGCAGTGAGCAGCAATTGATTTGTCATTCAGTAATCCAAAATATGCCAATCTCTCAACTACTCTTTTATTAAAATGACGGATACTATAATCCTCATCTGATTGAGCTTCAGCAACATGAAGATGAAAACCACAATCAAGGTCTCTGCTGACTTCGGAGATCTTTTCTAATGTCTTGTCACTCAGTGTAAAGGCAGCATGCATACCAAACAGTCCTTTAAGAAACTGATTATCCTCTTTAGATACTCTCTTCAACCAGTCAATGTTTTCATTAATACCGTCTGATGTAACTTTTTCACCGTCTCTATCAGATACCTCATAACAGAGACATGCACGAATCCCAGATTCTTCTACTGCTTTAGAAATAGTTTTCAGAGAACCTTTTACATTGCCGGGACTGGCATGATGGTCAATAATAGTAGTAGTTCCATGTTTAATTGCTTCGATAATAGATAATAGAGTGCTGAAATAGATATCTTCTTCTTGCAGTTTGATATCTAAACGCCACCAGAGATTTTTTAGAACTTCGTTGAAATTAACGGCTGGTTCTGCTTTAGTTAAACCTTTAACAAGAGTGCTATAAAAATGATGATGGGCATTAATCAAACCGGGCATGACGATCTTTCCGGAAAAATCAAGACTTTCGCCGGAATAATCTTTGAATTCGTTTATTGATGCTATTTTTGATATCTCTCCATTCTGTATAAGAATAGAACTCTTTTCAATTAAGGGTTTCTCTGGACTAAAAGTTAAAATCGTACAATTTGATAACAATAAATGATTCATCATTCCATCCTTTTAATTGATACTAATATCCTTAACTCTTAGGATTTTTGTCAATCTAATACTTGGAGAGATGTTAATGAAAAATCACTTTGTGGGAATAAGAGTGTAGGGTTACTAATTCTCAGTCATAGCAGACTAAAAAGAGATTTCATAGAGTGTAATATGTTGTTTATATCAACAATTCGAGACATAAATTACTTGACACTATTTTTCAAATTAGTTTTTTTCAGGGAAAAGAATAAGGATAGTGTTATGAAAAGAAATGTTTTATTTATTTCGTTAGTCATCATTATTAGTTCTGTTTTGGCTTTATATGCTGTAGATAATAATGTTAGTTTTGGAGAACGCCCTTTCATCGATATTTATCAAGTCCCTGATGAGGCGATGGAACCGGGTAGAGTTTGGTTACAATTTCAGAGAGTTTATACCGAGTATCTTGATCAAGCTGAATTAACAAGAGACCAAAATGGTATTTTAATATTCGGTCTACCTGAAATAGATGAACTGAACAGCTTATTTGAAGTCCATACAATAACGAAACTTTTTGATAGTCCTGCCTTGAAAAATGAATTTGCAGCTCGTCATCGTTTATGGGGCTTTCATCTCTGGTATGAATTACGCTTTGATTCAGAAGAGGATATCAGAGATATAGTTATGGCTTATCGAAAGCTAAAAGAGATTATTAGCTGGGTCGGACCGGAATACAAAAAGCAGCTGGTTTTTGACGAAGCTGAGCGTGTAAGTCGTTGGATACCAGACGATCCACAGTTTAGTAATCAATGGCATTATCATAATACCGGTCAGGCAGGAGGAACTCCCGGAGCTGATATCAGTTTGGTTGATGCTTGGGATATAGAAAAAGGAGATCCTAATGTTGTTGTTGCTATAATAGATGACGGTATACAGATTAATCATCCCGATCTTGCAGCTAATATATGGGATGGTGTGGGCTATAATTTCGTCAATAATAGTCCTAATATTTCTCCCGGAAATCATGGAACCCATGTAGCTGGGACAGTGGCAGCCGTTAATAACAACGCTGTTGGTGTTTCAGGAGTGGCAGGTGGATCAGAAGCAGGTGATGGTATAAGTCTGATGTCTTGTCAAGTCTTCAGTGGCAGTAGTAGTGGTGGTTTTCATCTTGCTCCGATCTATGCAGCAGATAACGGTGCCAGTATTTCTCAGAATAGCTGGGGCTATAGTGTTGCAGGAGCCTATGATCAGGCAGTACTTGATGCGATTGATTATTTCAATGCCAATGGTGGAGGTGATGCGCTTATCGGCGGAATTACAATTTTCGCAGCCGGCAATAGTAATTCTAGCGGAGCATGGTATCCAGGATACTATTCAGGCGCATTTTCTGTAGCGGCAACCAATAATCAGGACATACGATCATCATATTCAACTTACGGCACTTGGGTAGATATATCGGCACCGGGTGGTCAAACCAGTCCTCAGACACAAGGTGGTGTTCTCAGCACAATAACCGATAGCAGTTATGCCTATTATCAAGGTACTTCCATGGCGTGTCCTCATGCTTCAGGAGTAGCAGCACTGATAGTATCTTTAGCATTTGGTCAATTGACAGCTCAAGAAGTAGCAGATATTTTGCGTGACACTACAGATGATCATTATCATCTCAATCCCAATTTTATTGGACAATTAGGAACAGGACGACTGAATGCTTATTCTGCTTTACAAGAGACACAAGATTATATTGGAGGGGTTCTTAATCCACGAAGTTTCAATATCACATCGGTTACAACAGATCAAATAGATCTTTCTTGGGTTCGAAATGATAATAACGACGAAGTTTTATTGGTTTGGTCAGATGATGGAGAGTTTGGTTTTCCCGAAGAAGGGGCTTTATATCAGGTTGGGCAACCCTTAGAGAATGGTGGTATTGTGCTTTATAGTGGGGGTAATACTTCCTATAACCATACAGAATTAGAACAAGCTACCAGATATTATTACAAAGTATTTTCATACAATTTTGAGTATGAATATTCCAGAGGAAGAACAGTTTCAGCTTTGACCGATTATTTCCCTTTTACTTTACCATTTGTTGAAGATTTCGATGAGACGGCAATGCTACCGGATTTTTGGTCAACGATCAGTACTGGTAATTCCTGGCAGGTTGGAACTTTCTCAGGAGGACTCACAGGAACTACAGGGAATTATGCATATGTTACCAGCCCTACTTTTGGTTCTATAAACAGTGATTTAATAACTCCCAGATTCGATTTCTCTGATTTTTCCGAAGTAAATCTGACTTTCACTCATTATTTTACTAAAGGATGGCTCTTTGCTGCTTCAGCTACAATATCTTACAGTATCGATAATGGTAATACATGGACATCACTACAATCATGGTCTTCTTCAATAAGTAATCCTTCATATTTTAATCAGAGTATTCCTGCCTTAACAGGTGAATCTCATGTCAAATTTAGATGGAATTTTACTACCTCGTTGGTGAATGGTAGTTGGTCAATTGACGATATCCAAATCAACGGCAACTTATTGGCTATAAATGAACCAACAAATGTTCAGATCATTATAGAAGAAAGTAACATTGTTATTAGCTGGGATAGAGTTGAGTATGCTACAGGTTATATTGTAGAAACCGCCAATGCCCCTGACTCTGTTTTTGAAGATTCAACGGAATCTGGTTTCTTTACTGAAGAGGGAAATACGATTTACTGGCAAACAGAAGTAATTGATCCTATAAAACTATTTCGTGTTAGAGCAGTATCGGAATAAGTAATAGACACCAACATTTTTATATTAAGAGACCAATTAACTCCTGGTCTCTTTTTTTTAACAGCCCTTTAATAAAGCTCTTGAGATATTTCTTGACAACTTTTTTCAGAAATAGCCATAAGATATAAAAAATAATAGGATTATGTTATGAGAAATTTGTTTTTATTTGTCTTAGCAATGCTCATCGTGTGTATTATATCAGATATTTACTCAATAGACAGTGAGGTTAGATTTGGAGAACGTCCATATATTGATTTGTATCAAATTCCTACTGAAGCAATGGAGCAGGGCTGGATCAGAATACAGTTTAAAGAAGAATTGTCTGATTATCTAGATATAATGAAATTAAGTAGAGAATCATCAGGAAATATTGTGTTTGGTATATCTGATTTTGATGAACTCAATAGATATTATGAAGTACAATCAGTAGTAAAGCTATTTGATAGTTCTGTTTTGAAAGGAAAGTTTGAGGAACGGCATCGTTTATGGGGTTTTCACCTGTGGTATGAATTGCACTTTAACTCAACAGAAGACATCAGGGATATTGTGATGGCTTACCGCCAGTTGAGTGATATAATAAAATGGGCAGAACCGGAATACAAAAAACAGTTGAATAGCGAATTACTTTATACTCAAATGGATAATGAAGATTTGTTACGTTGGACACCAAATGACCCCCAGCTCAGTAATCAATGGCATTATCATAACACGGGGCAACAAAACGGTACCCCGGGAGCAGATATTAGTCTCTTATCTGCTTGGGATATTGAGAAAGGTCATACCAGCGTTATTGTTGCCATCATAGATGATGGAATACAAACTAATCATCCAGATTTATCAGGAAACATTTGGAGTGGTGTTGGCTATAATTTTGTTGATGGTAATAGTAATATTATTCCCGGTAATCATGGAACTCATGTAGCGGGGACAGTATCGGCGGTAAATAACAATAACGTTGGTGTTGCAGGTGTTGCCGGTGGTTCAGGTACAGGTAATGGTGTGAGATTGATGAGTTGTCAGGTTTTTCGAGGAGGGAGCAATGGTGGTTTTCATTTAGCACCCATCTACGCAGCAGATAATGGAGCCGCGATATCTCAAAACAGCTGGAGCTATACACAGGTAGGTGCTTATGACGTTTCTGTTCTGAATGCTATAGATTACTTTAATGCCAATGGTGGTGGCAATGTTCTCAATGGGGGTATCACTATCTTTGCAGCCAGTAATAACAATACCACCGGACAATGGTATCCTGCTTGTTATACGGGTACTTTTTCAGTTGCTGCGACTAATAATCAAGATCAAAAAGCATGGTATTCAACATATGAATCTTGGGTAGATATATCTGCACCGGGTGGAGAAACAAATCAAGTAACTGCTCGCGGAGTTCTAAGCACTGTTACCGGAAGTAGTTATTCATATTATCAGGGAACTTCTATGGCGTGTCCACATGCTTCAGGAGTTGCTGCTCTTGTAATTTCCTATGCTTATCGTAACGGTTTGGTTTTGAATAATTCCGAAGTTGCAGGTATTTTGAGAGACACGACAGATGATCATTACTCAGTTAATCCGAATTATATCGGACAATTAGGATCAGGAAGACTTAATGCACATACTGCTCTGATAGAAACAGGTAATCTGTTGATTGAAATAGAAAACCCAACCGATCTAGCAACAAATACTGTCGGATTAGCTCAGATTGATCTATCTTGGATTAATAACGAAGAAAACAATAACGTGTTGTTAGTATGGTCACCGACCGGAATATTTGGCAATCCCATTAGCGGAACTGCTTATAGTGTTGGACAGCAAATTCCCGGTGGTGGAACAGTTCTTTATCGAGGAAATGCAACAACATATAGTCATACTTTGCTTGAACCAGCAACTGTATATCACTACAAAGCTTTTTCATATAATTATCAAAATAGATATTCTTCTGGTGTGTCAACAACAGGTATAACAGATTACATTTCAATACCACTACCTATAAGTGAAGTTTTTGATGAAATTGATACGAAACCGTATTTTTGGGAAATAATTGATCATCAAGGAAACGGGCAGGTTTGGGATTTTGGCACTATTAGTAACGGATTGACTGGAACGACAGGTAATTATGCCTTTTTAAATAGTAATGCTTATGGTTCGGGGAGCAGTCAAAATAGTGATCTGATAACCCCTATATTAGATCTGACCAATTACTATGATTTGATTGTTTCATTTACTCATTATTTTCGCCATTCCACAAATTCAACAGCCACATTTTCGTATAGTATTGATAATGGTAATACTTGGTCAACTATCTCAACATGGACTGGTAGTTCATCCCCTAATCCTGCATATTTTTCTCAAGCGGTTTTGCAGGTACTCGGTCATTCAGAGGTTAGATTTAAGTGGAATTACACAGGAACTGGTGGCTGGTACTGGTGTGTTGATGATATTGAGATTAGTGGATTAGCTTACGAATTTGCCGAGCCAAGAAACCTTGTTGCGATACCTAGTGATACAGAGGTTAATCTATTTTGGTCCTCACCATTAGATGACACGCCATTGGGATATAACATCTATCGTAATCATCTTATAATAAATCCCGAATTGATTCTCAATTCATACTATGTTGATTATGAAGTAACAAATGGAATTTCTTATCATTATTATGTTACTGCACAATATGAACAAGGAATATCTGAACCATCAAATAATACAGTAGTAACACCATATATTACATTTCCCGTTTTACCTAAACCAAATAACTTATCTGCAGGTGTTTTTAGTAATGCTATACTTCTGAGTTGGGAAGCCCCAGAGCTTGGTATATGGTTAAATTGGGATAAAGGAATCAATTATTCATCAATTGGCAATGGTGGTCCCATTCAGTTTAAAGCAGCGATAAGATATTCATCTGCAATATTGGATATTTTGGATTTAAATGGTTTCTATCTTACTAAGATAAAATTCTTTCCCAGAGAACAGAGTGCATCTTATACATTAAATGTATGGAAAGGTGGTAGTGAGACAGAGCCGGGCTATTTGATTTTAGAGCAACCAGTTACTGTCTTCCAAGCTAATACCTGGAATACAATAGAATTGCAAACACCTGTCGATATCGATGCTGAGCAAGAAATTTGGTTCGGTTATTCTGTAGATACGCAAACAGGATTTCCTGCCGGCTGTGACAGTGGTCCTGCTAATAACGGATATGGTAACATGCTCTGGTATAGTGGTGAGTGGACTACATTAACTGAAATGGGGGCTTCATTAAATTATAACTGGAATATCAAAGGGTATTTTGAATACTTAGATGATAATGAACTATATTCTTCTTTGCAGGGTGATGGAACTGATGTTAATCTTCTCTTGGAAAATTCAAAGCAACTAAGGAGAATTAGTTTAAACGAAATTAATAATCATTCTAATAAAAGTAGTCACATTACCCGTAACTTAATCCCCGAGATACTGGGTTATAATGTTTATCGGAATGGGTTGAACATTACTCCAGAGCCCATAACCTCCAGAGAGTACTATGATTATGATGTTGTTAGTGGGCTTAGCTATGATTATTATGTGACGACAATTTATACAAATGGTGAATCGGAACCATCAAACATAGTAGAAACTACTGCTCCGTTTTTTCCGATAATTATTGTTACACCTCAACAAATTGAGAAAGAACTATTTGTAGGAGAAATCGGTGAAGAAACGATAACAATTCGTAATGAAGGAGAGGGTAATCTGGAATTTACTATCAGCATAGATGACAATCAAATACGAAGCGAATTAACTTTGTTAAACCGTGAAGATCCAACTTGGTTATCGATCTCACCTTTGGAAGGAGATATAAGTCCGGAAGATTCACTTTTAGTTTTTCTCGAATTTGATTCTACTAATTTATCAGGTGGTCTTTATGAGGCAGTACTAACAATTTCTTCTAATGACCCTCAAACACCACAAATTGAGTTACCAATTAGTTGTACAGTTTT
This Candidatus Cloacimonadota bacterium DNA region includes the following protein-coding sequences:
- a CDS encoding S8 family serine peptidase, translating into MRNLFLFVLAMLIVCIISDIYSIDSEVRFGERPYIDLYQIPTEAMEQGWIRIQFKEELSDYLDIMKLSRESSGNIVFGISDFDELNRYYEVQSVVKLFDSSVLKGKFEERHRLWGFHLWYELHFNSTEDIRDIVMAYRQLSDIIKWAEPEYKKQLNSELLYTQMDNEDLLRWTPNDPQLSNQWHYHNTGQQNGTPGADISLLSAWDIEKGHTSVIVAIIDDGIQTNHPDLSGNIWSGVGYNFVDGNSNIIPGNHGTHVAGTVSAVNNNNVGVAGVAGGSGTGNGVRLMSCQVFRGGSNGGFHLAPIYAADNGAAISQNSWSYTQVGAYDVSVLNAIDYFNANGGGNVLNGGITIFAASNNNTTGQWYPACYTGTFSVAATNNQDQKAWYSTYESWVDISAPGGETNQVTARGVLSTVTGSSYSYYQGTSMACPHASGVAALVISYAYRNGLVLNNSEVAGILRDTTDDHYSVNPNYIGQLGSGRLNAHTALIETGNLLIEIENPTDLATNTVGLAQIDLSWINNEENNNVLLVWSPTGIFGNPISGTAYSVGQQIPGGGTVLYRGNATTYSHTLLEPATVYHYKAFSYNYQNRYSSGVSTTGITDYISIPLPISEVFDEIDTKPYFWEIIDHQGNGQVWDFGTISNGLTGTTGNYAFLNSNAYGSGSSQNSDLITPILDLTNYYDLIVSFTHYFRHSTNSTATFSYSIDNGNTWSTISTWTGSSSPNPAYFSQAVLQVLGHSEVRFKWNYTGTGGWYWCVDDIEISGLAYEFAEPRNLVAIPSDTEVNLFWSSPLDDTPLGYNIYRNHLIINPELILNSYYVDYEVTNGISYHYYVTAQYEQGISEPSNNTVVTPYITFPVLPKPNNLSAGVFSNAILLSWEAPELGIWLNWDKGINYSSIGNGGPIQFKAAIRYSSAILDILDLNGFYLTKIKFFPREQSASYTLNVWKGGSETEPGYLILEQPVTVFQANTWNTIELQTPVDIDAEQEIWFGYSVDTQTGFPAGCDSGPANNGYGNMLWYSGEWTTLTEMGASLNYNWNIKGYFEYLDDNELYSSLQGDGTDVNLLLENSKQLRRISLNEINNHSNKSSHITRNLIPEILGYNVYRNGLNITPEPITSREYYDYDVVSGLSYDYYVTTIYTNGESEPSNIVETTAPFFPIIIVTPQQIEKELFVGEIGEETITIRNEGEGNLEFTISIDDNQIRSELTLLNREDPTWLSISPLEGDISPEDSLLVFLEFDSTNLSGGLYEAVLTISSNDPQTPQIELPISCTVFSPDLPSPQNIDIIIDNNMIILSWDIVTGADYYIVEMTDDINSQFVNISSELGLFSQNENRINWSMPFDSSQPRLFFRVRASHFIAR